A genomic region of Castor canadensis chromosome 16, mCasCan1.hap1v2, whole genome shotgun sequence contains the following coding sequences:
- the Bicra gene encoding BRD4-interacting chromatin-remodeling complex-associated protein isoform X1: protein MDDEDGRCLLDVICDPQALNDFLHGSDKLDSDDLLDAPVEAQSAFYEGPGLHVQEASGNHLSPEPSQPAPSVDLDFLEDDILGSPATGGSGGGGGSADQPCDILQQSLQEANITEQTLEAEAELDLGPFQLPTLQPADGGAGPAGAAGAAAVATGPQALFPGSADLLGLQAPPTVLAHQALVPPQDVVNKALSVQPFLQPVGLGNVTLQPIPGLQSLPNGSPGGATAATLGLAPIQVVGQPVMALNPPTSQLLAKQVPVSGYLASAAGPSEPVTLASAGVSPQGAGLVIQKSLPAAVATTLNGNSVFAGAGAATAAAGGAASGQPLAVAPGLGASSLVPAPNVILHRTPTPIQPKPAGVLPPKLYQLTPKPFAPAGATLTIQGEPGALPQQPKAPQNLTFMAAGKAGQNVVLSGFPAPALQANVFKQPPVTSAGAAPPQPPGALSKPMSVHLLNQGSSIVIPAQHVLPGQNQFLLPGTPAAVQLPQPLSALPANVGGPILTATAPHAGGQLIANPILTNQNLAGPLSLGPVLAPHSGAHSTAHILSAAPIQVGQPALFQMPVSLAAGSLPTQSQPAPTGPAATTVLQGVTLPPSAVAMLNTPDGLVQPATPTATTGEATSVLTVQPAPPVPAAVSTPLPLGLQQPQAQQAVTPQAATLPQATTPQPSPGLASSPEKIVLGQPSSAAATAILTQDSLQMFLPQERNQQPLSTEAPHLSVPASVIVSAPPPAQDPALANPTAKGAGLGPQAPDSQASPALAPQIPAAAPLKGPGPASSPSLPHQAPLGDSPHLPSPHPARPPSRPPSRPHSRPPSQPQSLSRPPSEPALHPCPPPQGPPTLPGIFVIQNQLGAPPPSSTPAPTAPGPPQPPLRPPSQPPEGPLPPAPHLPPASTPSTVASSSETSTRLPAPTPPDFQLQFPPGQGPHKSPTPPPTLHLVPEPAVPPPPPPRTFQMVTTPFPALPQQKALLERFHQVPSGIILQNKAGGAPAAPQTSASLGPLASPTASVLVSGPAPPGTPTAASHPPASAPMATAGLPPLLPAESKAFASNLQTLSVAKAAVPGPGKSSGLQYDSKLSSLKKPPTLQPSKEACFLEHLHKHQGSVLHPDYKTAFPSFEDALHRLLPYHVYQGALPSPNDYHKVDEEFETVSTQLLKRTQAMLNKYRLLLLEESRRVSPSAEMVMIDRMFIQEEKTTLALDRQLAKEKPDEYVSSSRSLGLPVPAASEGHRPPGHGPPSSSSTSSAPPPPHLPTKLVIRHGGAGGSPSVTWARASSSLSSSSSSSSSAASSLDADEDGPMPSRNRPPIKTYEARSRIGLKLKIKQEAGFSKVVHNTALDPVHQPPPPPPAPAALKAAEPPPRPPAPPPPPAAQMNGSLEHPPPAPAPAPAPRKPAGPAAPCPRLPLRKTYRENVGSPAPPAKVDEATSGLIRELAAVEDELYQRVLKGGPPEPANAAAAAAAAAAPPAEPAWDTAPLPPAKRRKSDSPDVDQASFSSDSPQDDALTEHLQSAIDSILNLQQAPGRTPAAPFPHAGPAPGPPAAPAPLLRPEAFPAASHNGGLGARTLNR, encoded by the exons ATGGATGATGAGGATGGGAGATGCTTACTAGACGTGATTTG tGACCCTCAGGCCCTCAACGACTTCTTGCATGGATCCGACAAG CTGGACAGTGATGACCTCCTGGATGCCCCCGTGGAGGCCCAAAGTGCCTTCTACGAAGGTCCTGGG CTCCATGTGCAGGAAGCTTCCGGCAACCACCTGAGCCCAGAGCCCAGCCAGCCAGCCCCCAGCGTGGACCTGGACTTCCTGGAAGATGACATCCTGGGTTCACCCGCCACGGGAGGCAGCGGCGGGGGTGGTGGAAGCGCTGACCAGCCCTGCGACATCCTCCAGCAAAGCCTCCAAGAGGCCAACATCACAGAGCAGACgctggaggctgaggctgagctGGACCTGGGCCCCTTCCAGCTGCCTACCCTGCAGCCTGCGGATGGTGGGGCTGGTCCAGCAGGTGCTGCCGGGGCGGCTGCTGTGGCCACAGGACCCCAGGCTCTTTTCCCGGGCAGTGCTGACctgctgggactgcaggcacCACCCACCGTGCTGGCACATCAGGCCCTGGTGCCACCCCAGGACGTGGTCAACAAGGCCCTGAGTGTCCAGCCCTTTCTGCAGCCTGTGGGCCTGGGCAATGTGACCCTGCAGCCCATCCCTGGCCTCCAGAGCCTACCCAATGGCAGTCCTGGGGGCGCAACGGCAGCCACACTGGGCCTGGCACCCATCCAGGTGGTGGGCCAGCCAGTCATGGCACTCAACCCACCCACCTCCCAGCTCCTGGCCAAGCAGGTGCCTGTCAGTGGCTACCTGGCCTCAGCAGCTGGCCCCTCAGAACCAGTGACCCTGGCATCAGCTGGCGTGTCCCCCCAGGGGGCCGGCCTGGTCATCCAGAAGAGCCTCCCGGCCGCAGTGGCCACCACACTCAATGGGAACTCTGTGTTTGCCGGGGCAGGGGCCGCCACAGCAGCAGCTGGCGGGGCAGCCTCAGGACAGCCACTGGCAGTGGCCCCAGGCCTTGGCGCGTCATCACTGGTGCCAGCGCCCAACGTCATCCTGCACCGCACACCCACGCCCATCCAGCCCAAGCCGGCCGGCGTGCTGCCTCCCAAGCTCTACCAGCTGACACCCAAGCCGTTTGCCCCTGCGGGTGCCACGCTCACCATCCAGGGCGAGCCGGGGGCCCTCCCGCAGCAGCCCAAGGCCCCCCAGAACCTGACTTTCATGGCGGCCGGCAAGGCAGGCCAGAACGTGGTGCTGTCAGGCTTCCCAGCACCAGCCCTGCAGGCCAACGTGTTCAAGCAGCCCCCGGTCACCAGCGCAGGAGCTGCCCCACCGCAGCCCCCCGGGGCCCTGAGCAAGCCCATGAGCGTCCACCTTCTCAACCAAGGCAGCAGCATCGTCATCCCTGCCCAGCACGTGCTTCCTGGCCAGAACCAGTTCCTGCTGCCCGGCACGCCTGCCGCCGTGCAGCTCCCCCAGCCGCTCTCCGCCCTGCCCGCCAATGTGGGCGGCCCAATCCTGACAGCCACAGCTCCCCACGCAGGCGGACAGCTCATTGCCAACCCCATCCTCACCAACCAGAACCTAGCCGGCCCACTCAGCCTGGGCCCTGTGCTGGCCCCTCACTCGGGGGCCCACAGCACGGCCCACATCCTCTCGGCTGCCCCCATCCAGGTCGGCCAGCCAGCCCTCTTCCAGATGCCTGTGTCACTGGCCGCTGGCAGCCTGCCCACGCAGAGCCAGCCGGCCCCCACTGGCCCCGCTGCCACCACTGTCCTCCAGGGTGTCACTCTGCCCCCCAGTGCCGTAGCCATGCTCAACACCCCCGATGGACTGGTGCAGCCGGCCACCCCCACCGCCACCACTGGGGAAGCCACCTCTGTCCTCACGGTGCAGCCCGCCCCCCCGGTACCCGCTGCGGTCAGCACACCGCTGCCTTTGGGCCTTCAGCAGCCACAGGCGCAGCAGGCTGTCACCCCACAGGCCGCCACCCTGCCTCAGGCCACCACCCCACAGCCCAGCCCAGGCCTGGCATCCAGCCCAGAGAAGATCGTCCTGGGACAGCCGTCCTCTGCAGCTGCCACAGCCATCCTCACTCAGGACTCTCTGCAGATGTTCCTGCCCCAG GAGAGGAACCAGCAGCCCCTCTCCACAGAGGCCCCTCACCTCTCCGTGCCTGCCTCGGTCATAGTCAGCGCCCCGCCTCCCGCCCAAGACCCAGCCCTGGCCAACCCCACCGCCAAAGGAGCTGGCCTCGGCCCTCAGGCCCCCGACAGCCAGGCCTCCCCGGCTCTGGCCCCCCAG aTCCCCGCAGCAGCTCCACTGAAGGGCCCCGGCCCCGCCTCGTCCCCATCACTACCTCACCAGGCTCCCCTGGGAGACAGCCCTCACCTGCCCTCCCCGCACCCAGCCCGGCCCCCTTCCCGCCCGCCCTCCCGCCCCCACTCCCGCCCTCCCTCCCAGCCCCAGAGCTTGTCCCGCCCGCCCTCCGAGCCGGCCCTGCACCCCTGTCCCCCGCCTCAGGGCCCCCCCACTCTGCCTGGCATCTTTGTTATCCAGAATCAACTGGGCGCCCCCCCACCCTCCAGCACCCCAGCCCCCACTGCCCCAGGCCCACCCCAGCCCCCTCTGCGTCCCCCCTCCCAGCCACCCGAGGGACCGCTGCCCCCAGCCCCCCACCTTCCCCCGGCCTCCACCCCCTCTACTGTGGCCTCCTCGTCTGAGACGTCCACCAGGTTACCAGCCCCCACGCCGCCCGACTTCCAGCTGCAGTTCCCGCCTGGCCAGGGGCCCCACAAGTCCCCCACTCCCCCACCGACCCTCCACCTGGTCCCCGAGCCCGCAGTGCCACCCCCACCGCCTCCTCGGACCTTCCAGATGGTGACCACCCCCTTCCCAGCACTGCCCCAGCAGAAGGCGCTTCTGGAGAGATTCCACCAG GTGCCGTCCGGGATCATTCTCCAGAACAAGGCTGGGGGAGCCCCTGCCGCGCCGCAGACCTCCGCCAGCCTGGGGCCCCTGGCTAGCCCCACTGCCTCAGTGCTGGTCAGTGGGCCGGCCCCACCCGGGACCCCCACCGCTGCCAGCCACCCCCCTGCCTCGGCACCCATGGCCACCGCAG GCCTCCCTCCTCTGCTTCCTGCCGAGAGCAAAGCTTTTGCCAGCAATCTTCAGACCTTGAGTGTGGCTAAGGCTGCTGTGCCAGGGCCAGGGAAGTCCTCTGGGCTGCAG TATGACAGCAAGTTGAGCAGCCTGAAGAAGCCACCCACACTGCAGCCCAGCAAGGAAGCCTG CTTCCTGGAGCATTTGCACAAACACCAGGGCTCCGTCCTGCACCCTGACTACAAGACGGCCTTCCCCTCCTTCGAGGACGCCTTGCATCGTCTCCTGCCCTACCATGTCTATCAGggtgccctcccctcccccaacgaCTACCACAAAG TGGACGAGGAGTTTGAGACTGTCTCCACGCAGCTGCTGAAACGCACCCAGGCCATGCTCAACAAGTACCGGCTCTTGCTCCTGGAGGAGTCCCGG AGGGTGAGCCCCTCGGCAGAGATGGTGATGATCGACCGGATGTTTATTCAGGAGGAGAAGACCACCCTTGCCTTGGACAGACAGCTGGCCAAGGAGAAGCCCg ACGAGTATGTGTCTTCCTCGCGCTCGCTCGGCCTCCCGGTCCCAGCCGCCTCCGAGGGTCACCGGCCCCCCGGCCACGGCCCACCATCGTCGTCCTCCACGTCCTCGGCGCCACCCCCGCCGCACCTGCCCACTAAGCTCGTGATCCGACACGGCGGGGCGGGCGGCTCCCCGTCGGTGACCTGGGCTCGGGCATCGTCCTCCCTGTCCTCGTCGTCCTCGTCCTCGTCCTCTGCCGCCTCGTCCCTGGATGCGGACGAGGACGGCCCCATGCCCTCCCGCAACCGGCCGCCCATCAAGACGTACGAGGCCCGGAGCCGCATCGGCCTCAAGCTGAAGATCAAGCAGGAGGCGGGCTTCAGCAAGGTGGTGCACAACACGGCGCTGGACCCGGTGCaccagccgccgccgccgccgcccgcgcccGCCGCGCTCAAGGCCGCCGAGCCGCCCCCGCGGCCGCCCGCGCCGCCCCCGCCGCCCGCCGCGCAGATGAACGGCTCGCTGGAGCACCCgccgcccgcgcccgcgcccgcgcccgcgccgCGCAAGCCCGCGGGGCCCGCCGCGCCCTGCCCGCGCCTGCCGCTGCGCAAGACCTACCGCGAGAACGTGGGCAGCCCCGCGCCGCCCGCCAAGGTGGACGAGGCCACCAGCGGCCTCATCCGCGAGCTGGCGGCCGTGGAGGACGAGCTCTACCAGCGCGTGCTCAAGGGCGGCCCGCCCGAGCCCGCcaacgccgccgccgccgccgccgccgccgccgcgccacCCGCAGAACCCGCCTGGGACACCGCCCCGCTGCCCCCCGCCAAGCGCCGCAAGTCCGACTCCCCGGACGTGGACCAGGCCAGCTTCTCCAGTGACAGCCCGCAGGACGACGCGCTCACCGAGCACCTGCAGAGTGCCATCGACAGCATCCTGAACCTGCAGCAGGCCCCGGGCCGGACGCCCGCAGCCCCGTTCCCGCACGCCGGCCCCGCGCCCGGCCCGCCCGCCGCGCCCGCGCCCCTGCTCAGGCCCGAGGCCTTCCCCGCCGCCAGCCACAACGGCGGCCTGGGCGCCAGGACGTTGAACAGATAA
- the Bicra gene encoding BRD4-interacting chromatin-remodeling complex-associated protein isoform X2: protein MDDEDGRCLLDVICDPQALNDFLHGSDKLHVQEASGNHLSPEPSQPAPSVDLDFLEDDILGSPATGGSGGGGGSADQPCDILQQSLQEANITEQTLEAEAELDLGPFQLPTLQPADGGAGPAGAAGAAAVATGPQALFPGSADLLGLQAPPTVLAHQALVPPQDVVNKALSVQPFLQPVGLGNVTLQPIPGLQSLPNGSPGGATAATLGLAPIQVVGQPVMALNPPTSQLLAKQVPVSGYLASAAGPSEPVTLASAGVSPQGAGLVIQKSLPAAVATTLNGNSVFAGAGAATAAAGGAASGQPLAVAPGLGASSLVPAPNVILHRTPTPIQPKPAGVLPPKLYQLTPKPFAPAGATLTIQGEPGALPQQPKAPQNLTFMAAGKAGQNVVLSGFPAPALQANVFKQPPVTSAGAAPPQPPGALSKPMSVHLLNQGSSIVIPAQHVLPGQNQFLLPGTPAAVQLPQPLSALPANVGGPILTATAPHAGGQLIANPILTNQNLAGPLSLGPVLAPHSGAHSTAHILSAAPIQVGQPALFQMPVSLAAGSLPTQSQPAPTGPAATTVLQGVTLPPSAVAMLNTPDGLVQPATPTATTGEATSVLTVQPAPPVPAAVSTPLPLGLQQPQAQQAVTPQAATLPQATTPQPSPGLASSPEKIVLGQPSSAAATAILTQDSLQMFLPQERNQQPLSTEAPHLSVPASVIVSAPPPAQDPALANPTAKGAGLGPQAPDSQASPALAPQIPAAAPLKGPGPASSPSLPHQAPLGDSPHLPSPHPARPPSRPPSRPHSRPPSQPQSLSRPPSEPALHPCPPPQGPPTLPGIFVIQNQLGAPPPSSTPAPTAPGPPQPPLRPPSQPPEGPLPPAPHLPPASTPSTVASSSETSTRLPAPTPPDFQLQFPPGQGPHKSPTPPPTLHLVPEPAVPPPPPPRTFQMVTTPFPALPQQKALLERFHQVPSGIILQNKAGGAPAAPQTSASLGPLASPTASVLVSGPAPPGTPTAASHPPASAPMATAGLPPLLPAESKAFASNLQTLSVAKAAVPGPGKSSGLQYDSKLSSLKKPPTLQPSKEACFLEHLHKHQGSVLHPDYKTAFPSFEDALHRLLPYHVYQGALPSPNDYHKVDEEFETVSTQLLKRTQAMLNKYRLLLLEESRRVSPSAEMVMIDRMFIQEEKTTLALDRQLAKEKPDEYVSSSRSLGLPVPAASEGHRPPGHGPPSSSSTSSAPPPPHLPTKLVIRHGGAGGSPSVTWARASSSLSSSSSSSSSAASSLDADEDGPMPSRNRPPIKTYEARSRIGLKLKIKQEAGFSKVVHNTALDPVHQPPPPPPAPAALKAAEPPPRPPAPPPPPAAQMNGSLEHPPPAPAPAPAPRKPAGPAAPCPRLPLRKTYRENVGSPAPPAKVDEATSGLIRELAAVEDELYQRVLKGGPPEPANAAAAAAAAAAPPAEPAWDTAPLPPAKRRKSDSPDVDQASFSSDSPQDDALTEHLQSAIDSILNLQQAPGRTPAAPFPHAGPAPGPPAAPAPLLRPEAFPAASHNGGLGARTLNR from the exons ATGGATGATGAGGATGGGAGATGCTTACTAGACGTGATTTG tGACCCTCAGGCCCTCAACGACTTCTTGCATGGATCCGACAAG CTCCATGTGCAGGAAGCTTCCGGCAACCACCTGAGCCCAGAGCCCAGCCAGCCAGCCCCCAGCGTGGACCTGGACTTCCTGGAAGATGACATCCTGGGTTCACCCGCCACGGGAGGCAGCGGCGGGGGTGGTGGAAGCGCTGACCAGCCCTGCGACATCCTCCAGCAAAGCCTCCAAGAGGCCAACATCACAGAGCAGACgctggaggctgaggctgagctGGACCTGGGCCCCTTCCAGCTGCCTACCCTGCAGCCTGCGGATGGTGGGGCTGGTCCAGCAGGTGCTGCCGGGGCGGCTGCTGTGGCCACAGGACCCCAGGCTCTTTTCCCGGGCAGTGCTGACctgctgggactgcaggcacCACCCACCGTGCTGGCACATCAGGCCCTGGTGCCACCCCAGGACGTGGTCAACAAGGCCCTGAGTGTCCAGCCCTTTCTGCAGCCTGTGGGCCTGGGCAATGTGACCCTGCAGCCCATCCCTGGCCTCCAGAGCCTACCCAATGGCAGTCCTGGGGGCGCAACGGCAGCCACACTGGGCCTGGCACCCATCCAGGTGGTGGGCCAGCCAGTCATGGCACTCAACCCACCCACCTCCCAGCTCCTGGCCAAGCAGGTGCCTGTCAGTGGCTACCTGGCCTCAGCAGCTGGCCCCTCAGAACCAGTGACCCTGGCATCAGCTGGCGTGTCCCCCCAGGGGGCCGGCCTGGTCATCCAGAAGAGCCTCCCGGCCGCAGTGGCCACCACACTCAATGGGAACTCTGTGTTTGCCGGGGCAGGGGCCGCCACAGCAGCAGCTGGCGGGGCAGCCTCAGGACAGCCACTGGCAGTGGCCCCAGGCCTTGGCGCGTCATCACTGGTGCCAGCGCCCAACGTCATCCTGCACCGCACACCCACGCCCATCCAGCCCAAGCCGGCCGGCGTGCTGCCTCCCAAGCTCTACCAGCTGACACCCAAGCCGTTTGCCCCTGCGGGTGCCACGCTCACCATCCAGGGCGAGCCGGGGGCCCTCCCGCAGCAGCCCAAGGCCCCCCAGAACCTGACTTTCATGGCGGCCGGCAAGGCAGGCCAGAACGTGGTGCTGTCAGGCTTCCCAGCACCAGCCCTGCAGGCCAACGTGTTCAAGCAGCCCCCGGTCACCAGCGCAGGAGCTGCCCCACCGCAGCCCCCCGGGGCCCTGAGCAAGCCCATGAGCGTCCACCTTCTCAACCAAGGCAGCAGCATCGTCATCCCTGCCCAGCACGTGCTTCCTGGCCAGAACCAGTTCCTGCTGCCCGGCACGCCTGCCGCCGTGCAGCTCCCCCAGCCGCTCTCCGCCCTGCCCGCCAATGTGGGCGGCCCAATCCTGACAGCCACAGCTCCCCACGCAGGCGGACAGCTCATTGCCAACCCCATCCTCACCAACCAGAACCTAGCCGGCCCACTCAGCCTGGGCCCTGTGCTGGCCCCTCACTCGGGGGCCCACAGCACGGCCCACATCCTCTCGGCTGCCCCCATCCAGGTCGGCCAGCCAGCCCTCTTCCAGATGCCTGTGTCACTGGCCGCTGGCAGCCTGCCCACGCAGAGCCAGCCGGCCCCCACTGGCCCCGCTGCCACCACTGTCCTCCAGGGTGTCACTCTGCCCCCCAGTGCCGTAGCCATGCTCAACACCCCCGATGGACTGGTGCAGCCGGCCACCCCCACCGCCACCACTGGGGAAGCCACCTCTGTCCTCACGGTGCAGCCCGCCCCCCCGGTACCCGCTGCGGTCAGCACACCGCTGCCTTTGGGCCTTCAGCAGCCACAGGCGCAGCAGGCTGTCACCCCACAGGCCGCCACCCTGCCTCAGGCCACCACCCCACAGCCCAGCCCAGGCCTGGCATCCAGCCCAGAGAAGATCGTCCTGGGACAGCCGTCCTCTGCAGCTGCCACAGCCATCCTCACTCAGGACTCTCTGCAGATGTTCCTGCCCCAG GAGAGGAACCAGCAGCCCCTCTCCACAGAGGCCCCTCACCTCTCCGTGCCTGCCTCGGTCATAGTCAGCGCCCCGCCTCCCGCCCAAGACCCAGCCCTGGCCAACCCCACCGCCAAAGGAGCTGGCCTCGGCCCTCAGGCCCCCGACAGCCAGGCCTCCCCGGCTCTGGCCCCCCAG aTCCCCGCAGCAGCTCCACTGAAGGGCCCCGGCCCCGCCTCGTCCCCATCACTACCTCACCAGGCTCCCCTGGGAGACAGCCCTCACCTGCCCTCCCCGCACCCAGCCCGGCCCCCTTCCCGCCCGCCCTCCCGCCCCCACTCCCGCCCTCCCTCCCAGCCCCAGAGCTTGTCCCGCCCGCCCTCCGAGCCGGCCCTGCACCCCTGTCCCCCGCCTCAGGGCCCCCCCACTCTGCCTGGCATCTTTGTTATCCAGAATCAACTGGGCGCCCCCCCACCCTCCAGCACCCCAGCCCCCACTGCCCCAGGCCCACCCCAGCCCCCTCTGCGTCCCCCCTCCCAGCCACCCGAGGGACCGCTGCCCCCAGCCCCCCACCTTCCCCCGGCCTCCACCCCCTCTACTGTGGCCTCCTCGTCTGAGACGTCCACCAGGTTACCAGCCCCCACGCCGCCCGACTTCCAGCTGCAGTTCCCGCCTGGCCAGGGGCCCCACAAGTCCCCCACTCCCCCACCGACCCTCCACCTGGTCCCCGAGCCCGCAGTGCCACCCCCACCGCCTCCTCGGACCTTCCAGATGGTGACCACCCCCTTCCCAGCACTGCCCCAGCAGAAGGCGCTTCTGGAGAGATTCCACCAG GTGCCGTCCGGGATCATTCTCCAGAACAAGGCTGGGGGAGCCCCTGCCGCGCCGCAGACCTCCGCCAGCCTGGGGCCCCTGGCTAGCCCCACTGCCTCAGTGCTGGTCAGTGGGCCGGCCCCACCCGGGACCCCCACCGCTGCCAGCCACCCCCCTGCCTCGGCACCCATGGCCACCGCAG GCCTCCCTCCTCTGCTTCCTGCCGAGAGCAAAGCTTTTGCCAGCAATCTTCAGACCTTGAGTGTGGCTAAGGCTGCTGTGCCAGGGCCAGGGAAGTCCTCTGGGCTGCAG TATGACAGCAAGTTGAGCAGCCTGAAGAAGCCACCCACACTGCAGCCCAGCAAGGAAGCCTG CTTCCTGGAGCATTTGCACAAACACCAGGGCTCCGTCCTGCACCCTGACTACAAGACGGCCTTCCCCTCCTTCGAGGACGCCTTGCATCGTCTCCTGCCCTACCATGTCTATCAGggtgccctcccctcccccaacgaCTACCACAAAG TGGACGAGGAGTTTGAGACTGTCTCCACGCAGCTGCTGAAACGCACCCAGGCCATGCTCAACAAGTACCGGCTCTTGCTCCTGGAGGAGTCCCGG AGGGTGAGCCCCTCGGCAGAGATGGTGATGATCGACCGGATGTTTATTCAGGAGGAGAAGACCACCCTTGCCTTGGACAGACAGCTGGCCAAGGAGAAGCCCg ACGAGTATGTGTCTTCCTCGCGCTCGCTCGGCCTCCCGGTCCCAGCCGCCTCCGAGGGTCACCGGCCCCCCGGCCACGGCCCACCATCGTCGTCCTCCACGTCCTCGGCGCCACCCCCGCCGCACCTGCCCACTAAGCTCGTGATCCGACACGGCGGGGCGGGCGGCTCCCCGTCGGTGACCTGGGCTCGGGCATCGTCCTCCCTGTCCTCGTCGTCCTCGTCCTCGTCCTCTGCCGCCTCGTCCCTGGATGCGGACGAGGACGGCCCCATGCCCTCCCGCAACCGGCCGCCCATCAAGACGTACGAGGCCCGGAGCCGCATCGGCCTCAAGCTGAAGATCAAGCAGGAGGCGGGCTTCAGCAAGGTGGTGCACAACACGGCGCTGGACCCGGTGCaccagccgccgccgccgccgcccgcgcccGCCGCGCTCAAGGCCGCCGAGCCGCCCCCGCGGCCGCCCGCGCCGCCCCCGCCGCCCGCCGCGCAGATGAACGGCTCGCTGGAGCACCCgccgcccgcgcccgcgcccgcgcccgcgccgCGCAAGCCCGCGGGGCCCGCCGCGCCCTGCCCGCGCCTGCCGCTGCGCAAGACCTACCGCGAGAACGTGGGCAGCCCCGCGCCGCCCGCCAAGGTGGACGAGGCCACCAGCGGCCTCATCCGCGAGCTGGCGGCCGTGGAGGACGAGCTCTACCAGCGCGTGCTCAAGGGCGGCCCGCCCGAGCCCGCcaacgccgccgccgccgccgccgccgccgccgcgccacCCGCAGAACCCGCCTGGGACACCGCCCCGCTGCCCCCCGCCAAGCGCCGCAAGTCCGACTCCCCGGACGTGGACCAGGCCAGCTTCTCCAGTGACAGCCCGCAGGACGACGCGCTCACCGAGCACCTGCAGAGTGCCATCGACAGCATCCTGAACCTGCAGCAGGCCCCGGGCCGGACGCCCGCAGCCCCGTTCCCGCACGCCGGCCCCGCGCCCGGCCCGCCCGCCGCGCCCGCGCCCCTGCTCAGGCCCGAGGCCTTCCCCGCCGCCAGCCACAACGGCGGCCTGGGCGCCAGGACGTTGAACAGATAA